DNA from Salmo trutta chromosome 14, fSalTru1.1, whole genome shotgun sequence:
aatgtccattgctcgtgtttctttgcccaactAAGTctcttcttactggtgtcctttagtagtggtttctttgcagcaattcgaccatgaaggcctgattcatgcagtctcttctgaatagttgatgttgagatgtgtctgttacttgaactctgtgaagcatttatttgggctgcaatttctgaggctagtaactctaatgaacttatcctctgcagcaaagtaactctgggtcttccttttcttgtggcagtcttcatgagagccagtttcatcatagcgcttcatggtttctgcgactgcacttgaagaaacgttcaaagttcttgaaatgttccggattgactgaccttcgtgtcttaaagtattgatggactgtcattctctttgcttatttgagctgttcttgccataatatggacttggtcttttaccaaatagggctatcctctgtatacccccccaccttgtcacaacccaactgattggctcaaatgcattaagaaggaaatatattccacaatttaactttaacaaggcacacctgttaattgaaatgcattccaggtgagtacctcatgaagctgccaagagtatgcaaagctgtcatcaaggcaaaagatgtctactttgaagaatctcaaatataatttgatttatataacacttttttggttgctacatgattccatatgtgttattttatagttttgatgtcttcactcttattctacaatgtagaaaatagtaaaaatagagaaaaacccttgtataagtaggggtgtccaaacttttgactggtatagtATGAAAAACTAACAAGCAAAATGAAACATTCATAATATTGTATTCAGTCTTATAATATTGCGAGTATGgctttatttttatttgagaAAGACAGTAACCCGAAAAATACAAAACGACAAAATGAAAATAAGTATATTTTGTAAAATTTTGCCAGTTGCAGTTCAGGATCAGTTCCTAGGGTAAGTAATTGCCGTTACAGCTAGTTGTCATTGAAGGTTGTTATAGCATTCTAACTAATTGGTCCCACATAGCTATCAGTCATTCAGGGCCAGTCACAGCACTTGCAGGCATCAATATAGACGAGGCCGGGCTGGCATCTGTGCAGGTAGGTGTTTCCACGGAAACACTGGAAATAGGTGGTGTTGTCGATGGCGTTGACGTACAGGCCATCTGGACGTCCGGAGCAGAAGCTGAGGATGGGGtcaggggtggtggtgggggcccGAGTTGTTGTGGGCTTGGGGGCGAAGCCTAGGAAGGAGAAATGGAAGGATGggtggaggaagggaagagagtggGAGATGAGATGACATAAAGACCTACCTTTACTGTACTTGACTTATGGgtttataaaaaagaaaaaaaaattaacTTTAATGGAACTGAATTTACCCAGAGAGTTGCGGAGGTGATTGACAAGAGGGAAGGAACCATCAGCACAGAAAGCGCCAGTGAAGTCATCCATGTCCAGCGTCCACACGGAGGCTCCTCCCAGGTTCTTGTTCCTCAGCCAATGGACCTGATGGAGCAAAGGGGACAAAGACAGATGTGTAAACATGGACATGGGTATATGGAGAACTTGATTGATTAATGGATCGATTGACTGAGATGTTCCTTGCATGTACCTTGGCAGCGTAGCTCTCCTTGTTGTCATAGCCCACCCAGGAGCTGCCCTGGACAGCATAGGGGACCTTCTGCTCATCAATCCACTCAACAGTGGCGCTGGAGGTGAAGGAGCAGacctgggaggagagagaagcaTTCTGTTAGCTAATGACAAACaaacagataaacaaacaaacaacacaatATAACATAGAGTGTTTTGAGATCCATGGCCTGTATGCTTTGAGTTTGAGAAAAAGGCCTTGTAGATCAAATGTACCTCGTAGAAGGACCAGTATCCTGCATCGCGGGTGAATGGGCCGGCGTCAGCGGGGCCGTTGGCGGGGGCTCCTAAGCCAGTGTTGGAGGTGGTGAGATGGTAGGTACGGCCATAGGTGGAGAAACCCATCAGTAGCTTCTCAGCAGGGGCACCGTTGTCCAGCCAGTAGGTGATGGCAGAGTCCTAAATCACATGGACAGGTGGAGGACATCAACACCAATATTTCCTATATGTAAATAGTTTATTTACAAGTTTCCTATATATAATCATGGTCAATAACCCAATGGTTTACAAGTACTTCCTGGTTTAATTCTCAGCATGGAATAAAATCAATCCTAATAAAACCAAGTGTGTGTTAGTCTTACGACGTTGAAGTCGTAATGTGTCACTGAGTCGTGACTGCTACGGTACAGGGGGCTGTTGTGTCCGGTTGCTCTCTCCCAGTGTCCGTGAAAGTCATAGGTCATCACGTTGATGAAGTCCAGAGAGCTgcagagacataaagagacaagTATATGGAGTATAGTGTGCTTGTTGAGTTTGTAAGATTCATGAATTGGATGTATGGTGTTATTCTCCATTATAAGGTTTTCCTTCATTGACTAATTTGTCTTTTTAGATCAAATGTAATTTACCCCAACTCTGGCATAAAATAATTTCAAAATGTGTTTGACTAATGTCTCTTTCACCCCTCAGTCACATGCTGCCTACCTGGCGATCTGGGCCACCTCGTAGCTGGAGTTGATGGTGGGCCGTAGAGCAGCCACGCTGGCAGACAGCAGCAGCTGGGTTAGCTTGGTGTCTTTGGCGTCATCCATAAAGGCCTTCTGCAGCTCCTGTAAAGACATACAGAAACATAATGTTCTAACAGAAAGTAATTTAAACTATTTGGCCCTTCAGACCGAGCTAACCTCTTCAGCAGGTGGTAGATCGCTATACAACCATAAATAGTCCCAGGAAATGACAGTAACACATTGAAAGATATTGGTGCAAATCCTCACTCATGTTATAACTGTCAGAAAAAAAAGGTTCTGTGCAAACTTACCCTGATGAGGTCTGTGAACCTCTTCCTGTCTCCGTCGGGGCTGCCGTTCTGAGTGGGGTACTCCCAGGCCAGGTTGAGACCGTCAAATCTGTGGGAACGCAAGTAGTTGATGGCTGACTTGATGAAGGCCTGGCGGCTCTCAGGTTTGGACACCATGCCGATGAATCTGGAGGGGGAAGAAGAGATAATTTAACCGTTATTCTGGTTGTGAGCCTACATGAAAGGACTGAAACCCAACAGACACAGCAGTCCTCCAGATTAGGACAAAAACGGGGAAACACTATGATAATTATAATTGATTTCTCAGATGCTGGGTATAAAAAGACAAACCTGCCTTATGTGGAATTGCACAATATAATATCGTGATCAACCAATAAGAATCATCACTAGACTTACGGGCTGAGTCCGTTGACTGTGCCTCCGACAGACAGCAGAGTCTTCATCATTGGGTTCCTGCAGCTCAGAGAGATAAGATGAGGAGTCAAACCTAGTGTTCATCATGGAGTTATCAACTAAGGCCCAACTCTCACTGAAGTCAACCCAGAGTCACTCACGCGTTCTTCAGGTTGTTGAGGCTGCGGTATAACGTTTCGTCATTCCACTCGATGGGGGCGACCTGGTTGAAGCTGTTGATGGTGGCCAGGCTGTAGATCACATGGGTGCAGAGGAAGGGGTCAATGTTTTCAGGGGTGAATTTCCCACTGCTGGGGCGGTACTGGGCCCAGTTGGTCATGTGGCACACCAGTTTGGTGGAGGCGGCTGAAGGTAGAGAAGGAAAACTATTCAGAGACGGAAGTTCCCGTTGACCTTTTGGGGTACCTTAAAATAGTGGGCTGGACATTGTGTTTATTGGGATGCTCTCTTTATTATTCCAAATGCT
Protein-coding regions in this window:
- the LOC115208121 gene encoding acidic mammalian chitinase-like; this translates as MARLTVLAGLGLLLMVQIAASTKLVCHMTNWAQYRPSSGKFTPENIDPFLCTHVIYSLATINSFNQVAPIEWNDETLYRSLNNLKNANPMMKTLLSVGGTVNGLSPFIGMVSKPESRQAFIKSAINYLRSHRFDGLNLAWEYPTQNGSPDGDRKRFTDLIRELQKAFMDDAKDTKLTQLLLSASVAALRPTINSSYEVAQIASSLDFINVMTYDFHGHWERATGHNSPLYRSSHDSVTHYDFNVDSAITYWLDNGAPAEKLLMGFSTYGRTYHLTTSNTGLGAPANGPADAGPFTRDAGYWSFYEVCSFTSSATVEWIDEQKVPYAVQGSSWVGYDNKESYAAKVHWLRNKNLGGASVWTLDMDDFTGAFCADGSFPLVNHLRNSLGFAPKPTTTRAPTTTPDPILSFCSGRPDGLYVNAIDNTTYFQCFRGNTYLHRCQPGLVYIDACKCCDWP